A window of Pyrobaculum aerophilum str. IM2 contains these coding sequences:
- a CDS encoding diphthine--ammonia ligase has protein sequence MVVKCVVDLIALYTGGKDSHFAIIEALRSGHIVKCLITAEPARADSYMFHAVNARWALLHGEAMGIPHYLAGVSGVKEREVEELGEVLARYKRECGAEGVLTGAVASRYQKERVDRLAERLGLVHVAPLWGRDQVELLLAEASALEFIIVAVMAMGLDERWLGARISRLEAQKLLELSRKYGFSPVGEGGEFETYVIASPLFRGKRVEILEAEIHWSPAGWGYYEIKSARLTKSI, from the coding sequence ATGGTGGTTAAATGTGTCGTGGATTTAATCGCTCTGTACACTGGAGGCAAGGACAGCCACTTCGCCATAATAGAGGCCTTGAGGAGCGGACATATAGTTAAGTGTTTGATCACGGCCGAGCCCGCCAGGGCGGATTCCTATATGTTCCACGCGGTGAACGCCCGTTGGGCATTGCTCCACGGCGAGGCCATGGGAATACCGCACTACTTAGCTGGGGTTTCCGGCGTTAAGGAGAGGGAAGTGGAGGAGCTGGGGGAGGTGCTGGCTAGATATAAGCGGGAATGCGGCGCAGAGGGGGTATTGACGGGGGCGGTGGCCTCGCGGTATCAAAAAGAAAGGGTGGACAGGCTGGCCGAGAGGCTGGGCCTCGTCCACGTGGCCCCTCTTTGGGGGAGAGACCAGGTCGAGCTTTTATTGGCGGAGGCCTCGGCGTTGGAGTTCATTATAGTCGCCGTCATGGCAATGGGCCTTGACGAGAGGTGGCTCGGGGCGAGGATAAGCCGCCTCGAGGCGCAGAAGTTGTTGGAACTGAGCAGAAAGTACGGCTTCTCGCCGGTTGGCGAAGGCGGCGAGTTTGAGACATATGTAATAGCCAGCCCGCTCTTCCGCGGCAAGAGAGTGGAAATACTAGAGGCAGAAATCCACTGGAGCCCCGCCGGTTGGGGCTACTATGAGATCAAGTCTGCACGCCTCACTAAAAGTATTTAA
- a CDS encoding PaREP1 family protein, which yields MSLVISSPVAEVLRKAAGGRDVEEFLLELVASRLDPSERIDVYLALHEKYLREAESLYEIGDLAQAGEKYWGAVTALLNAIAEKRGMPHYSHRDYAVIIEALYAETKDKELLVGFSLAERLHANFYHNFMKRESFELHRDAVLKLVEKLKRFL from the coding sequence GTGTCCCTAGTTATTTCTTCCCCTGTAGCCGAGGTTTTGCGCAAGGCCGCCGGCGGCCGGGACGTTGAGGAGTTCCTTTTAGAGCTTGTGGCTAGTAGACTTGACCCCTCTGAGAGAATTGATGTTTACCTCGCCCTTCATGAGAAGTACTTAAGAGAGGCTGAGTCGCTTTACGAGATAGGCGATTTGGCCCAGGCAGGGGAGAAGTACTGGGGCGCTGTAACTGCCTTGCTCAACGCCATAGCCGAGAAGAGAGGAATGCCCCACTACAGCCACAGGGACTACGCCGTGATAATAGAAGCGCTCTACGCGGAGACTAAAGACAAAGAGCTGTTAGTGGGATTTAGCCTGGCCGAAAGGCTCCACGCTAATTTTTACCACAACTTTATGAAAAGGGAGAGTTTTGAACTCCACAGAGACGCCGTCTTGAAGCTTGTGGAAAAGCTCAAGCGGTTTTTGTAA
- a CDS encoding type II toxin-antitoxin system VapC family toxin — translation MTPELLYKRQKWVEPYRFLEKVKSGNIRGYVLQFAVHGISAILARPDLVEAFLSEIATWRGLEIVKSNMEEEIEAARAAAKVGLDFDDGLHYYYAKKLGVPIVSFDKDFDKTDLKRLEPGEVVGG, via the coding sequence TTGACGCCAGAGTTGCTCTACAAGCGGCAAAAGTGGGTTGAACCGTACCGCTTTCTAGAGAAGGTCAAGTCGGGGAACATTAGGGGATACGTCTTGCAGTTCGCCGTACATGGCATATCAGCCATTTTGGCCAGGCCAGATCTCGTGGAGGCGTTCCTAAGCGAGATCGCAACATGGCGCGGGCTTGAAATCGTGAAGAGCAATATGGAGGAGGAGATTGAGGCGGCCAGAGCCGCCGCTAAGGTTGGTCTCGACTTCGACGACGGGCTCCACTACTATTACGCCAAGAAATTAGGCGTGCCCATTGTCAGTTTCGATAAGGATTTTGACAAAACCGATCTCAAGAGGTTGGAGCCCGGGGAGGTGGTAGGCGGTTAA
- a CDS encoding MarR family winged helix-turn-helix transcriptional regulator, with translation MERTVDIILAFSNALWRLLAEASKKHGLSPLQGQIALYLAKRGEASVTQIARELAVSISTASESLKSMIKLGYVEVARGRDKRVKVVRLTEAGRRAAEEISSIYDALSVVVSRLNYAERALLHMLYAKIVGELIDKGLIETPRACVGCQFLDKAGELYICRLAERPLGRATAPR, from the coding sequence GTGGAGCGGACAGTAGATATAATCCTTGCCTTTTCTAACGCCCTGTGGAGACTGTTGGCAGAGGCGAGTAAAAAACACGGGCTGAGCCCCCTCCAGGGGCAAATCGCCTTGTATCTAGCCAAGCGGGGTGAGGCATCAGTGACGCAAATAGCCAGAGAACTCGCCGTGTCCATCTCAACGGCCTCTGAGTCGTTAAAGTCAATGATAAAGCTCGGCTACGTTGAGGTGGCGAGGGGGAGGGACAAGAGGGTCAAGGTGGTAAGGCTGACGGAGGCGGGGAGGAGGGCCGCGGAGGAGATCTCAAGCATATACGATGCTCTGTCAGTTGTCGTCTCGCGGCTTAACTATGCCGAGAGGGCTCTGCTCCACATGCTATATGCCAAAATAGTGGGGGAATTAATAGACAAGGGGTTAATTGAGACCCCAAGGGCGTGTGTTGGTTGCCAGTTTTTAGACAAGGCGGGTGAGCTGTATATATGCCGCCTGGCCGAAAGGCCGCTGGGCAGAGCCACAGCGCCGCGATAA
- a CDS encoding hemerythrin domain-containing protein, giving the protein MPKVRVKYVTSALREHHDKILEAVALLDKVLSSPSPDPEAVHFLIQFIQRFVDQCHHSIEEYILFQGVNRQGFPYLGSPIYVMTSEHGIGRYLARVMEELYTAWKNGDQNALKELADYAKLYIDHISEHIMKENNVLFPMLESSYSEVSSSRTVEDIEKENQHDYWMAKLEELKKSWSGQ; this is encoded by the coding sequence ATGCCTAAAGTCAGAGTGAAGTACGTGACGTCGGCTCTTAGAGAACACCACGATAAAATCCTAGAGGCAGTGGCCCTGTTGGATAAAGTACTGTCCAGCCCATCTCCAGACCCGGAGGCCGTTCACTTCTTAATTCAGTTTATACAGCGTTTTGTAGATCAATGCCACCACTCAATAGAGGAGTACATACTGTTCCAGGGGGTTAATCGACAGGGCTTTCCCTACCTCGGCTCGCCTATATACGTCATGACGTCAGAACACGGCATCGGGCGCTATCTGGCTAGAGTAATGGAGGAGCTCTACACTGCGTGGAAAAACGGCGACCAAAACGCCTTGAAGGAACTGGCGGACTACGCCAAATTGTACATAGACCACATATCGGAGCACATAATGAAGGAGAACAACGTCTTGTTCCCCATGCTGGAATCAAGCTACTCAGAGGTATCCTCGTCGCGGACTGTGGAGGACATTGAGAAGGAGAATCAACATGACTACTGGATGGCCAAATTAGAGGAGTTGAAGAAATCGTGGAGCGGACAGTAG
- a CDS encoding MarR family transcriptional regulator yields MISDVLDRLLRAYRHMLIEKAVSMGLTELQLSALLAAAEGVNTVVKLADRLMVAQPTATDTLLALEKKGFITRHRVGKTTVIKLTEKGVKPSRR; encoded by the coding sequence GTGATTTCAGATGTTTTAGATAGGCTCCTGAGGGCCTATAGGCACATGTTAATTGAAAAGGCCGTATCCATGGGCCTCACGGAATTACAGCTCTCCGCCCTACTGGCGGCCGCTGAGGGCGTCAATACAGTGGTGAAATTAGCCGATAGGCTAATGGTGGCGCAGCCCACGGCGACAGATACTCTCTTGGCTTTAGAGAAAAAGGGCTTTATAACGAGGCATAGAGTCGGTAAGACCACTGTGATAAAGCTCACAGAAAAAGGCGTTAAGCCGTCGAGGAGGTGA
- a CDS encoding VOC family protein: MVLKTAVLAVSSLKDAAEFYGKILGLEVKQRGEGLCVGDCPLMLVEGASRHPEGSYLYHVALRVPDRRSLGAVLRRALEFEEVVEGFADHLVSESLYVRDFDGIGIEIYADKPRDAWPRKNGGYAMDTLPLDVRSLLREAGARPGGLELGHIHMRTADVEAAERFYNDLGFKTTYRWRGAVFLAYGDYHHHFAFNPWPVPQPRGGAGLLEVRLGLEIDVVDPLGVRLVGK, translated from the coding sequence ATGGTCTTAAAAACGGCGGTATTGGCGGTATCCAGTCTTAAAGACGCGGCTGAGTTCTACGGCAAAATCCTCGGCCTTGAGGTTAAACAGAGGGGGGAGGGGCTGTGCGTCGGCGACTGCCCGTTGATGTTAGTAGAGGGCGCTTCCCGCCACCCGGAGGGCTCGTATTTATACCACGTGGCCTTGAGGGTGCCCGATAGGAGGAGTCTAGGCGCCGTGTTGAGAAGGGCCTTGGAGTTTGAAGAAGTGGTGGAGGGCTTCGCCGACCATCTGGTCTCCGAGTCTTTATACGTCAGGGATTTCGACGGCATAGGAATTGAGATATATGCGGACAAGCCGAGGGACGCGTGGCCTAGGAAAAACGGCGGCTACGCCATGGACACGTTGCCTCTAGACGTGAGATCTCTGTTGAGAGAAGCCGGGGCGCGGCCCGGCGGGCTGGAGCTGGGGCATATCCACATGAGAACTGCCGACGTGGAGGCGGCTGAGAGGTTTTACAACGACTTGGGCTTTAAGACGACTTATCGCTGGAGAGGTGCTGTGTTTTTGGCCTACGGCGATTACCACCACCACTTCGCCTTTAATCCCTGGCCGGTTCCCCAGCCGCGTGGAGGGGCAGGCCTGCTAGAGGTGAGGCTCGGCCTCGAAATAGACGTGGTAGATCCGCTGGGGGTCCGGCTAGTTGGGAAGTAG
- a CDS encoding GlcG/HbpS family heme-binding protein, with translation MKVFQAIASGVAKAEQLGVRVAIALVDEAGEVVALYKMPGAYPFSPKIALLKARTAAIFKRPTAELMERAAQNLPFYIGLTVHAGLIFGKGGIYVAKREFSGGVGVSGGTGDQDEEVARAVAQALD, from the coding sequence ATGAAGGTATTCCAAGCCATCGCCTCCGGCGTGGCCAAGGCGGAGCAGTTAGGGGTGAGGGTGGCCATCGCCCTAGTGGACGAGGCGGGGGAGGTAGTGGCCTTGTACAAAATGCCCGGCGCCTATCCCTTCTCCCCAAAAATAGCCCTCCTAAAGGCGAGGACTGCGGCTATTTTCAAAAGGCCCACGGCCGAGCTTATGGAGAGGGCGGCGCAGAACCTCCCCTTTTACATCGGGCTGACTGTACACGCCGGCTTAATATTCGGAAAGGGGGGTATTTACGTGGCAAAGCGGGAGTTCTCCGGCGGGGTGGGAGTCAGCGGCGGCACTGGCGACCAGGACGAGGAGGTGGCAAGGGCGGTCGCCCAAGCGTTAGATTAA
- a CDS encoding alcohol dehydrogenase catalytic domain-containing protein produces the protein MRAAAFSTPGLENLKLVEAETPRPGPGEVLIRVKYAGVNPLDYNVVAGAVKASPMPHIPGSEFAGVVEEAGPGVTGVSRGDPVVVYNRLYCGHCRQCLTGWTQMCEVTGGGIIGIVTQGGYAEYAVVPAKNAVATRADLKEAATLPIGALTAWNMAYRASISPGEKVAVVGATGNVGIYAVQFAKLLGGEVYAISRRKAKVESILKSAGADAVLTPDEAKSAAPFDVVLDPTGSASWDLSFGVLGRGGRYVTAGALTGAEVRLDLRRLYGMQILVIGATGGRRADFNTVVRLLEAGRIKAFLHNVYPLADVRKALEELRSPERVGKVLIAP, from the coding sequence ATGAGGGCGGCCGCGTTCTCAACCCCAGGGCTTGAGAATTTAAAGCTGGTAGAGGCGGAGACGCCGAGGCCCGGCCCCGGGGAGGTCTTAATAAGAGTTAAATACGCCGGGGTAAACCCGTTGGACTACAACGTAGTGGCGGGGGCCGTCAAGGCCTCTCCAATGCCCCACATACCCGGCAGCGAGTTCGCCGGCGTCGTCGAGGAGGCGGGCCCCGGGGTGACCGGCGTGTCGAGAGGCGATCCCGTCGTGGTTTACAACAGGCTGTACTGCGGCCACTGCCGCCAATGCTTGACCGGCTGGACTCAGATGTGCGAAGTGACTGGAGGCGGCATAATAGGCATTGTGACCCAGGGGGGATACGCCGAATACGCCGTAGTCCCCGCCAAAAACGCCGTGGCGACGAGGGCCGATCTCAAGGAGGCGGCCACTCTGCCCATCGGCGCTTTAACCGCTTGGAACATGGCCTATAGGGCCTCCATATCCCCTGGGGAGAAGGTGGCCGTGGTGGGAGCCACGGGCAACGTGGGGATATATGCGGTGCAATTTGCCAAGCTGCTCGGCGGGGAGGTTTACGCCATCTCCCGCAGGAAGGCGAAGGTGGAGTCGATATTGAAGTCCGCCGGCGCAGACGCCGTCCTCACCCCCGACGAGGCGAAATCGGCGGCTCCTTTCGACGTCGTGCTTGACCCCACCGGCTCGGCCAGCTGGGATCTGAGCTTCGGCGTGTTGGGAAGAGGGGGGAGATACGTCACGGCTGGCGCCCTGACGGGAGCCGAGGTGAGGCTGGACTTGAGGAGGCTTTACGGGATGCAGATATTAGTAATAGGAGCCACCGGCGGCCGCAGAGCCGATTTCAATACAGTGGTGAGGTTGCTTGAGGCGGGGAGGATTAAGGCGTTTTTACACAACGTCTATCCCCTCGCCGACGTGAGGAAGGCGCTGGAAGAGCTCCGATCCCCAGAGAGAGTGGGCAAAGTGCTAATAGCGCCATGA
- a CDS encoding fumarylacetoacetate hydrolase family protein, which yields MKLLTFRKGEVRRVGVLQGDVIIDLPKAYLAVYDAFEAPDFLYDMKKLIAVGRPALEIVDYLARKAPEEAKLSPKEIVWEPPVTNPEKIFAVAVNYKAHGQEAGVKPPERPYFFPKFPNALVGHEQPVIKHKVTQKVDWEVELVVVIGRAGKYIDPARALDYVFGYTVGNDISIRDWQFPPGWPQQLNPYGQNWIWGKSMDTAAPVGPYIVTKDEIEDPNRLGLRLRVNGQLEQEGNTSELIFNVQQLIHWASQGITLKPGDLIFTGTPPGVGFPKGKFLKHGDVVEAEVEKIGVLRNYVVEEGMK from the coding sequence ATGAAGCTGTTGACGTTCAGAAAGGGGGAGGTGAGAAGGGTTGGGGTTCTACAAGGCGATGTAATTATTGACCTGCCCAAGGCGTATTTAGCCGTTTACGACGCCTTTGAGGCGCCGGACTTTCTCTACGACATGAAGAAGCTGATTGCAGTGGGCAGGCCCGCGCTGGAGATAGTAGACTACTTGGCGCGTAAAGCCCCGGAGGAGGCAAAGCTGAGCCCCAAGGAGATAGTCTGGGAGCCCCCCGTCACGAACCCTGAGAAAATCTTCGCCGTGGCGGTGAATTACAAAGCACACGGCCAAGAGGCCGGCGTGAAGCCGCCGGAAAGGCCCTATTTTTTCCCCAAGTTCCCCAACGCGCTGGTGGGACACGAGCAGCCCGTAATTAAACACAAGGTAACCCAAAAGGTAGATTGGGAGGTGGAGCTGGTAGTGGTAATCGGGAGGGCCGGCAAGTATATTGACCCCGCGAGGGCGCTCGACTACGTCTTCGGCTACACTGTGGGAAACGACATATCAATTAGAGACTGGCAGTTCCCCCCCGGCTGGCCGCAACAGCTCAACCCATACGGGCAGAACTGGATATGGGGCAAGTCCATGGACACGGCGGCTCCCGTGGGGCCCTACATAGTGACGAAAGACGAAATTGAAGACCCCAATAGGCTGGGCCTTCGGCTGAGGGTCAACGGCCAGTTGGAGCAAGAGGGCAACACTTCAGAGCTTATTTTCAACGTGCAACAGCTCATACACTGGGCCTCCCAGGGCATAACCCTCAAGCCCGGGGACCTTATATTCACCGGGACGCCCCCCGGCGTTGGATTCCCCAAGGGCAAATTCTTAAAACACGGCGACGTGGTAGAGGCCGAGGTGGAGAAAATAGGCGTTTTAAGGAACTACGTGGTGGAGGAGGGCATGAAATGA
- a CDS encoding PQQ-dependent sugar dehydrogenase, with translation MRRRTFLTLAVLVSLSASLGLLTALIRKGPSEEWKFKISEVASDLEVPWSIAPLGGGRYLVTERPGRLVLISPSGKKLVASFDVANVGEAGLLGLALHPEFPKKSWVYLYASYFAEGGHIRNRVIRGRLDGSTFKLKEVKTLIDGIPGAYIHNGGRIRFGPDGMLYITTGDAADPRLAQDLSSLAGKILRVDEEGRPPADNPFPNSPIWSYGHRNPQGIDWHRASGVMVATEHGPVGHDEVNIILKGGNYGWPLATGKAGRGEFVDPVIDTGSETWAPSGASFVHGDMFPGLRGWLLIACLRGSMLAAVNFGDNMEVRKISTFFKNVFGRLRDVVIDDDGGILISTSNRDGRGSLRAGDDKILKIVSEQHT, from the coding sequence ATGCGCCGGCGTACGTTTTTAACGCTGGCAGTCTTGGTTAGCCTATCGGCGAGTCTGGGCTTGTTGACCGCGTTGATAAGAAAGGGGCCTTCTGAGGAGTGGAAATTTAAAATCTCTGAGGTGGCGTCTGATTTAGAAGTGCCGTGGTCAATTGCCCCCTTGGGCGGGGGGCGGTACTTAGTGACTGAGCGGCCAGGCCGCCTTGTGTTAATAAGCCCAAGCGGCAAGAAACTGGTAGCGTCTTTTGACGTGGCAAATGTCGGCGAGGCGGGCTTACTGGGCTTGGCGCTACACCCGGAGTTCCCCAAAAAGTCATGGGTATATCTATATGCCTCTTATTTCGCCGAGGGGGGACATATTAGGAACAGGGTAATTAGGGGGAGGTTAGACGGCTCTACTTTTAAGCTAAAGGAGGTGAAGACTTTAATTGACGGCATTCCGGGGGCTTATATTCACAACGGGGGGCGAATTAGGTTCGGCCCCGATGGAATGTTGTACATCACCACGGGAGATGCCGCAGACCCTAGGCTTGCCCAAGACTTATCAAGTCTAGCCGGCAAAATCCTGCGGGTAGACGAGGAGGGGAGGCCACCTGCTGACAATCCCTTTCCCAACAGCCCAATTTGGTCTTACGGCCATAGAAATCCCCAGGGCATAGACTGGCACAGGGCCAGCGGCGTTATGGTGGCAACGGAACACGGCCCAGTGGGACACGACGAGGTTAATATAATTTTAAAGGGAGGGAATTACGGGTGGCCTCTCGCCACGGGTAAGGCGGGAAGAGGGGAGTTTGTAGATCCCGTAATTGACACGGGCAGTGAGACTTGGGCGCCTTCAGGCGCCTCCTTTGTCCACGGGGACATGTTTCCAGGGCTTCGCGGCTGGTTGTTAATTGCGTGTCTCAGAGGTAGCATGCTGGCGGCAGTAAACTTTGGCGATAATATGGAGGTGCGCAAAATATCCACTTTTTTCAAAAACGTGTTCGGGAGGCTCCGCGACGTGGTTATTGACGACGACGGGGGGATACTCATAAGCACAAGTAATAGAGACGGCAGAGGCTCTCTGAGGGCAGGTGACGACAAGATTTTAAAAATCGTATCTGAGCAACACACTTAA
- a CDS encoding 2Fe-2S iron-sulfur cluster-binding protein, which yields MYKVEVLWHRCRGCPDCEKAAGLFKVVPTEHGMKATVKGSRKAVISSEELYQPGRDEKPLAELYPGGVSYVQEYHVDVGDGKITVLDLLIKVKEDLDGTLVFRYACRMGLCGACTVKINGKPRLACMTMVADLGSEITVEPITEKVIKDLVVDA from the coding sequence GTGTACAAGGTCGAGGTGCTATGGCATAGGTGTAGGGGCTGTCCAGATTGTGAAAAGGCGGCGGGGTTGTTCAAGGTGGTCCCCACAGAACATGGGATGAAGGCCACAGTTAAGGGGAGTAGAAAGGCCGTAATTTCAAGCGAAGAGCTGTATCAGCCTGGGCGTGATGAAAAACCTCTCGCCGAGCTTTACCCCGGCGGCGTATCTTATGTACAAGAGTACCACGTAGATGTGGGAGACGGCAAAATCACAGTGCTGGACTTACTCATAAAGGTTAAGGAGGATTTAGACGGCACTCTTGTATTCCGCTACGCGTGTAGAATGGGCCTCTGCGGCGCGTGCACTGTGAAAATCAACGGGAAGCCGCGGCTGGCCTGTATGACTATGGTGGCCGATTTAGGAAGCGAAATAACCGTGGAGCCCATTACTGAAAAGGTGATTAAAGACCTCGTCGTTGACGCCTAA
- a CDS encoding CBS domain-containing protein encodes MKIGVIARRHPITAPYNISIKEAASIMTKKRIGLLVLVREGRLFGVVSERDIIRAVAQGISPEEPASLIATRGVVTIEADEDVIKAAKLMREHGVRHLVVTKGGELYGVVSVRDIVNEVLQLKQAVEGGALDEIVPIRRQRRGL; translated from the coding sequence ATGAAGATTGGGGTAATTGCGAGGAGGCATCCCATTACGGCGCCGTATAATATCAGCATTAAAGAGGCTGCGTCTATAATGACGAAAAAGCGAATAGGACTGCTGGTGTTGGTGAGAGAGGGAAGGCTGTTTGGTGTTGTTTCTGAGAGGGATATTATAAGAGCTGTGGCCCAGGGCATTTCGCCGGAAGAGCCTGCGTCGCTAATAGCAACTAGAGGGGTGGTCACAATAGAGGCTGATGAAGATGTGATAAAGGCGGCTAAATTAATGAGGGAGCACGGCGTCAGACACTTGGTGGTCACTAAAGGGGGCGAGCTCTACGGAGTCGTGTCGGTTAGGGATATTGTCAACGAAGTCCTCCAGCTGAAGCAGGCCGTGGAGGGAGGCGCACTTGACGAAATAGTGCCGATTAGGCGTCAACGACGAGGTCTTTAA
- a CDS encoding 4-hydroxyphenylacetate 3-hydroxylase family protein, whose translation MGLRTGDQYVEGLRKRKHVEIYVMGKRVEDVTAHPFLKPSVKSFKATFDAAFDEDTRGLARAYSPFIGEVVNRFVHIHQGPEDLVAKVKLLRKLSHKTGTCFQRCVGWDALNTLYIITGKIAEREGRREYVERFIEYLKYVQKNDLALAGAMTDVKGVRTLRPSEQPNKDAYVRVVEEREDGIVVRGAKANITGIAVVDEVIVMPTRAMTEKDAEYAISFAIPLDTPGVKVVVGRQLNDSRRFEEGEIDGLPYMFNHEGFLIFEDVFVPWERVFFYKEWRWSGVFVEVFSNYHRQGYAGCKSGLGDVIIGASYGLARRLGVADKPHIQEKLTEMAFLNETMYSAGLAASWEARKLLRDGGWWVNPMYANVTKHLVTRFPYEISRLAHDIAGGLLGTAPSEADFKNPELRPLLEKYLQGVPEFPAEERLRLLRLLENTSISVAYLIESVHGAGSPQAQRLSIQRVYDFQKVEQIASSLAGIKTAMAPDLKVEPHRQTDSEK comes from the coding sequence ATGGGTTTAAGAACTGGGGATCAGTACGTGGAGGGGCTTAGGAAGAGGAAGCACGTAGAAATATACGTAATGGGTAAGAGGGTGGAGGACGTCACTGCTCACCCCTTTCTCAAACCCTCTGTGAAGTCTTTTAAGGCCACATTTGACGCGGCTTTTGACGAGGATACCCGCGGCCTCGCCAGGGCCTACAGCCCCTTTATTGGAGAGGTGGTAAATAGGTTTGTCCACATCCACCAAGGCCCTGAGGATTTAGTGGCTAAGGTGAAGCTTCTGAGAAAGCTCAGCCACAAGACGGGGACTTGTTTCCAGAGGTGCGTTGGGTGGGACGCCTTAAATACTCTTTATATTATCACTGGGAAAATCGCCGAGAGGGAGGGGAGGAGGGAGTATGTCGAGAGGTTTATTGAGTATTTGAAATACGTCCAGAAAAACGACTTGGCCCTCGCAGGCGCCATGACTGACGTCAAAGGAGTCAGGACTCTGAGGCCCAGCGAACAGCCCAATAAAGACGCCTACGTCAGAGTGGTGGAGGAGAGGGAGGACGGAATTGTGGTTAGGGGGGCTAAGGCGAATATAACAGGCATCGCCGTTGTGGACGAGGTAATTGTCATGCCCACGAGGGCCATGACTGAAAAAGACGCGGAGTACGCCATATCCTTTGCCATACCGCTGGACACCCCCGGCGTCAAAGTAGTCGTGGGCAGGCAGTTAAACGACTCCAGGAGGTTTGAAGAGGGAGAGATCGACGGACTGCCCTATATGTTCAACCACGAGGGCTTCCTCATTTTTGAAGACGTCTTCGTGCCCTGGGAGAGGGTCTTCTTCTATAAGGAGTGGAGGTGGTCGGGAGTTTTCGTTGAGGTGTTCTCCAACTACCACAGACAGGGATACGCCGGCTGTAAGTCGGGGCTTGGGGACGTTATAATAGGCGCGTCGTACGGCCTGGCCAGGAGACTCGGCGTGGCTGACAAGCCACACATACAAGAAAAACTGACGGAGATGGCGTTCCTCAACGAGACAATGTACTCCGCGGGCCTCGCGGCTAGTTGGGAGGCGAGGAAGCTTTTAAGAGACGGCGGCTGGTGGGTCAACCCCATGTACGCCAACGTGACTAAACACTTAGTGACGAGATTCCCCTACGAGATATCCCGCCTAGCCCACGACATTGCGGGGGGTCTCCTCGGCACGGCCCCCAGCGAGGCAGACTTCAAAAACCCCGAGCTCCGGCCCCTGTTGGAGAAGTACCTACAAGGCGTGCCCGAATTCCCAGCGGAGGAGAGGCTCAGGCTTCTGCGCCTCCTTGAAAACACCAGCATCAGCGTGGCTTATTTAATAGAATCAGTACACGGCGCGGGCAGCCCGCAAGCCCAGCGCCTGTCTATCCAGAGGGTATACGACTTCCAAAAAGTTGAGCAAATCGCCAGTAGCTTAGCCGGCATTAAAACGGCAATGGCCCCAGACCTCAAGGTAGAGCCGCACAGACAAACAGACTCTGAGAAATGA
- a CDS encoding DsrE/DsrF/DrsH-like family protein, translating to MDRKLGIVFASGASNRICCLVVYSAAALASGYRVVVHLVNEGLVAFRKDVLPRLNAGDVETTISPAMYTPYVQVYLKNLKEAVAKGALKTWYDFLKELKAQYGERFKIYACPLASQLYGISKGDLVDVVDDVRGAEYFLEEVYGGIVMYL from the coding sequence ATGGATCGAAAGTTAGGAATAGTGTTTGCCTCTGGTGCCTCGAATAGGATTTGTTGTCTGGTGGTGTACAGTGCTGCGGCTTTAGCCTCGGGCTATAGAGTAGTTGTTCATTTAGTTAATGAGGGGTTAGTGGCATTTAGGAAAGACGTTTTGCCTAGGCTTAATGCGGGTGATGTGGAGACTACTATATCGCCTGCGATGTATACCCCATATGTCCAAGTATATCTGAAAAATTTGAAAGAGGCCGTGGCCAAGGGCGCTTTAAAAACGTGGTATGATTTTCTTAAGGAGTTGAAGGCTCAATATGGTGAAAGGTTTAAAATATACGCATGCCCGCTGGCGTCTCAACTTTACGGCATATCAAAGGGGGATTTAGTCGATGTAGTTGACGACGTGAGAGGCGCCGAATACTTTCTCGAAGAAGTTTACGGTGGTATCGTAATGTATCTCTAA